Proteins from a genomic interval of Rhodococcoides fascians A25f:
- a CDS encoding response regulator transcription factor, whose translation MDTVSETPEARVLIVDDEPTIVELLSVSLRFQGFEVATASSGPEALDKARNFRPEALVLDVMMPGMDGFGLLRRLRADGIDAPALFLTARDSVDDKVTGLTLGADDYVTKPFSLEEVVARLRVILRRSGKSEDAQPSRVAFADIELDDDTHEVWKAGEPVSLSPTEFTLLRYFMVNAGTVLSKPRILDHVWHYDFGGEVGVVESYVSYLRRKVDTGDTRLIHTLRGVGYVMRQPR comes from the coding sequence ATGGACACCGTGAGCGAGACACCCGAGGCCCGAGTACTGATCGTCGACGACGAACCGACCATCGTCGAACTGCTGTCGGTCAGTCTGAGGTTTCAGGGATTCGAGGTGGCGACGGCGTCGTCCGGTCCCGAAGCCCTCGACAAGGCGCGTAACTTTCGGCCCGAGGCTCTCGTTCTCGACGTGATGATGCCCGGCATGGACGGGTTCGGTCTGTTGCGCCGACTGCGCGCCGACGGAATCGATGCGCCCGCGCTGTTCTTGACGGCACGCGATTCGGTGGACGACAAGGTGACCGGGCTGACCCTCGGTGCGGACGACTACGTCACCAAGCCGTTCTCGCTCGAGGAGGTCGTGGCACGACTCCGGGTGATCCTGCGCCGGTCGGGCAAGAGCGAGGATGCGCAGCCGTCGCGAGTTGCGTTCGCAGACATCGAACTCGACGACGACACCCACGAGGTATGGAAGGCGGGGGAACCGGTATCCCTCTCGCCCACCGAGTTCACGCTGTTGCGGTACTTCATGGTCAACGCGGGAACCGTGCTCAGCAAGCCGCGGATTCTCGATCACGTGTGGCACTACGACTTCGGTGGTGAAGTGGGAGTGGTGGAGTCGTACGTGTCGTATCTACGTCGCAAGGTCGACACCGGAGACACCCGCTTGATCCACACACTGCGGGGAGTCGGCTACGTCATGCGCCAGCCGCGGTGA
- a CDS encoding DMT family transporter — MAWLILVVSGVLEAIWATALGKSEGFTKLGPSAVFGVAVVLSMIGLAIAMRSLPTGTAYAVWVGIGATLTVTYAMITGEEAASLLKVALLVGIVGCVVGLKVLH; from the coding sequence ATGGCTTGGCTCATTCTCGTCGTCTCCGGTGTTCTCGAAGCGATCTGGGCAACCGCGCTCGGCAAGTCCGAGGGCTTCACCAAACTCGGACCGTCCGCCGTCTTCGGGGTCGCGGTGGTGCTCAGCATGATCGGTCTCGCAATCGCGATGCGGTCGTTGCCCACCGGAACCGCCTACGCCGTCTGGGTAGGAATCGGTGCCACCCTCACCGTCACCTACGCCATGATCACCGGCGAAGAAGCTGCATCACTGCTCAAGGTCGCGCTTCTGGTCGGCATCGTCGGATGTGTCGTGGGACTGAAGGTTCTTCACTGA
- a CDS encoding AbrB family transcriptional regulator: MRRILGHSLRWIGLAAVSVGGWALFEALGLTAPSLFAALVVAVVFALTGLGPAAVPRPASMAAQGTLAVTIGLMLDTDTLGALGENWIPAVLVGAGTLVVSAGCGALLALHRDVDPVTGALSLIAGGATGLVSIARELGGDERIVAVVQYLRVALVVVTMPLIVTFAFHTDTDGGAGTQEQSTTPWFVGTAFLIGAVVIGIVLARLIRLPAPATLGPLIVAGACELLGWPVDISVPAVLLPVAFIVIGWQAGLAFTVASLRAIGRIFPWAALLVVSIGVVCALFGWALSAITGVSMLTGYLATTPGGLAAVLAVSATTGSDVTFVACVQVIRLVSMLVAAPLAAAAYTKLAERRKARSNEEPSREAEESACRPR; encoded by the coding sequence ATGAGGCGAATACTCGGGCACAGCCTCCGATGGATCGGCCTCGCAGCCGTATCCGTCGGGGGCTGGGCCCTTTTCGAAGCCCTGGGCCTGACGGCACCGTCGCTGTTCGCCGCTCTCGTCGTCGCCGTGGTTTTCGCTCTGACCGGCCTGGGCCCTGCTGCAGTGCCCCGGCCCGCATCCATGGCAGCGCAGGGCACGCTGGCGGTGACCATCGGCCTGATGCTCGACACCGACACGCTCGGGGCGTTGGGCGAGAACTGGATTCCCGCCGTTCTCGTCGGCGCGGGGACGCTCGTCGTCAGCGCCGGTTGCGGCGCACTGCTGGCACTGCACCGCGACGTCGACCCCGTCACCGGGGCGCTGTCCCTGATTGCCGGTGGTGCAACGGGCCTGGTGTCCATTGCCCGCGAACTCGGCGGTGACGAGCGGATCGTCGCGGTGGTCCAGTACCTCCGCGTCGCACTCGTGGTCGTCACGATGCCCCTGATCGTCACCTTCGCCTTCCATACCGACACCGACGGCGGGGCAGGAACCCAGGAGCAGTCGACGACCCCGTGGTTCGTCGGCACGGCCTTTCTGATCGGTGCCGTCGTCATCGGCATCGTGCTCGCGCGGCTGATCCGACTGCCCGCGCCCGCCACCCTGGGGCCACTGATCGTCGCGGGTGCCTGCGAACTACTCGGGTGGCCCGTCGACATCTCGGTGCCCGCAGTGCTGTTGCCGGTCGCATTCATCGTCATCGGATGGCAAGCGGGCCTTGCCTTCACCGTCGCGAGCCTGCGCGCCATCGGACGGATCTTTCCGTGGGCTGCACTGCTGGTCGTGTCGATCGGGGTTGTCTGCGCACTGTTCGGCTGGGCGCTGTCCGCGATCACCGGAGTCAGCATGCTGACCGGGTATCTCGCGACCACACCCGGCGGTCTGGCGGCGGTGCTCGCCGTGTCCGCGACCACGGGGTCGGATGTCACCTTCGTCGCGTGCGTACAGGTGATCCGCCTGGTGTCGATGCTCGTTGCTGCACCACTCGCCGCCGCGGCGTACACCAAACTCGCCGAGCGCAGGAAGGCACGATCGAACGAGGAGCCATCTCGCGAAGCCGAGGAATCAGCCTGTCGGCCTCGGTAA
- a CDS encoding sensor histidine kinase: protein MTGIRARIRNLPLRFTLVAALLLLVGLGLLASGVAVTSSLETSLMRRLDQQLVEASQGWAKPGGERPPFPIDEPSPNRPPTNFFVRSVATDGTVRGPINDVAESVPDLSGAPSATPETVGSEGDPSKEWRVITVTNSEGSTTVGMSLSANQQTVSRLVVLQFYIGAAVLLALAVIAYFVVRRSLRPLREVETTAAAIAAGDLHRRVPEWSEKTEVGRLSAALNGMLSQIQRAFAATAASEEAARASEDRMRRFVADASHELRTPLTTIRGFAELYRQGAMSDISLLMTRIEGESARMGLLVEDLLMLARLDAQRPLDMRRVDVLTIAADAVHDAKAVSPARDISLKVLAGPGIPEVDGDDARLRQVLANLVGNAVRHTPESASITVCVGTTRSSVLLEVEDTGPGLAEDEAAHVFERFYRADSSRTRESGGSGLGLSIVAALVAAHNGTVSVRSTPGTGASFRVELPRPTG from the coding sequence GTGACGGGCATTCGAGCTCGGATTCGGAATCTGCCGCTGCGCTTCACTCTGGTCGCAGCGTTGCTGCTCCTGGTCGGACTGGGTCTGCTGGCGTCGGGTGTGGCGGTGACCTCGTCGCTCGAGACGTCGCTGATGCGTCGCCTGGATCAGCAACTGGTCGAAGCGTCCCAGGGGTGGGCGAAACCGGGCGGAGAACGCCCGCCGTTTCCGATCGACGAACCCAGCCCGAATCGACCGCCGACGAACTTCTTCGTGCGTTCCGTGGCGACCGACGGTACCGTCCGCGGCCCGATCAACGATGTGGCCGAAAGTGTTCCGGACCTCTCGGGTGCGCCGTCGGCAACCCCGGAGACCGTCGGTTCCGAGGGCGACCCGTCGAAGGAGTGGCGGGTGATCACGGTGACCAACAGCGAGGGTTCCACCACCGTGGGAATGTCGCTCAGCGCCAACCAGCAGACTGTCAGCAGGCTTGTGGTGCTTCAGTTCTATATCGGCGCGGCCGTGTTGCTGGCTCTCGCCGTGATCGCCTATTTCGTGGTGCGGCGCAGCCTTCGTCCACTGCGTGAGGTGGAGACGACTGCCGCCGCCATCGCTGCCGGAGACCTGCATCGCCGGGTCCCCGAGTGGAGTGAGAAGACCGAGGTGGGCCGATTGTCGGCCGCCCTGAACGGGATGCTCTCTCAGATTCAGCGCGCCTTCGCGGCGACCGCGGCCTCGGAGGAGGCGGCGCGTGCGTCCGAGGACCGGATGCGCCGATTCGTCGCCGATGCCAGCCACGAGTTGCGCACTCCGCTGACGACGATTCGCGGGTTCGCCGAGTTGTACCGACAGGGCGCGATGAGCGACATCTCGTTGTTGATGACGCGTATCGAAGGTGAGTCGGCGCGCATGGGCCTGCTCGTCGAAGACCTGTTGATGCTCGCCCGCCTCGACGCCCAGCGGCCCCTCGACATGCGCCGCGTGGACGTATTGACCATCGCAGCCGATGCCGTGCACGACGCCAAGGCGGTATCTCCCGCGCGGGACATCTCGCTGAAGGTGTTGGCGGGGCCGGGAATACCCGAGGTCGACGGCGACGACGCACGGCTGCGTCAGGTGCTCGCGAACCTCGTCGGAAACGCGGTCCGCCACACCCCCGAATCGGCGTCGATCACCGTGTGCGTGGGGACGACTCGGTCGTCGGTACTACTCGAGGTCGAGGACACCGGGCCCGGTCTGGCCGAGGACGAGGCCGCGCACGTCTTCGAACGCTTCTATCGAGCCGACTCGTCGCGGACGCGCGAGAGCGGCGGCAGCGGGCTCGGACTGTCGATCGTCGCGGCCTTGGTGGCCGCGCACAACGGTACCGTCTCGGTGCGGAGCACTCCCGGAACGGGCGCGAGCTTTCGCGTCGAATTACCGAGGCCGACAGGCTGA